The Methanoculleus taiwanensis nucleotide sequence TGGGGCTTAGCGGGCAGAAAAGAATTGTTTATATACGGCTAACCGAATACTGTCCTGATAGACTATGGAGATTCCGGAGATACGCACATGGGTCATCTTTTATCTTCTCTCATTTGTCGTACTGCTGGTGGCGCTCTTCCTCACGACCCGGGAGAGCGGGCAGCTCTGGATCAGTCTCATGCTCATCATCGTCGTCGTCGGGGTCAACTTCACGATGCTCTTCTCGGAACTGAAGCAGCAGAAGGAGAAGAGGGAACTATCAAAGAAACTCTCCGGAACCGAAGGCAGCCTCTCGTGCATCGATGCTGCCGGGCGCAGGTGGTGATCCGTTTTGGCCGAAACCCTCCTCCCGCCGCATGTCCGTGAACGGGAGTACTGGAAACAGTATCGGGCGATGCGCACCATGACCGCCCGTCTCGCCTCGCAACGCGACTTGGTGCGACGGATCAGGGAGGAGCCGGCGATCCCGGCACAGGCCCAGGACGCTGCGGCAAAAGCGCTCTCTGTCGATATCGAAGAGACCCGGCATCTCTTCGGCGAGGTGCTCGAGACACTCATCACCACCGGCATGCAGACCTCGCACTCCCTCGACATCGAGACCGTGGCGGCGATACCCGCCGACTCCGACCTTATCGAGGTGCTTGAATGCCTGCTCTGGGTGGATGGAGAAGAGGAGCGGATCGAACCCGAGATCGGCGGCGCTCTCATCCGTTATGGGATCCGGCAGGGACACGGCGCCCCCGTACGGGCGCTCCTTGCATTTTACAGAACCGAGGAGGTGCGGTACGACAGGCGGCTTGAAGGCTCTCTCGAGCGCTGCTCGCTCACGATCCTGCAGGAGGTATACCCCGCAAAGCAGTACCACATCAGGATGAGGCTGCCGGCGGAGGCTCTGATCGGGCGCGGCATCCTCTCGTAGATCGGAGATTTTTGCCAAAAAAAGGGTATGACGTCCTGCCCCTCTCCGGTCAGGACTTCTTTGTCAGGATCTTCTGCGCACTGTTGAACGGGGAGAAGAGGTGCTCGACCTCCCGCCCCAGGTACTCCGTCTTTCCCATGACGTAGTAGCCGCCCGGGAGCAGGGCGCTGTGGAACAGACGGGCGAGGTCGTTCTTCTGCTTCTCCGAGAAGTATATCGTGACGTTTCTGCAGCTGACGACGTCGACGTAGCGGGCGGCGGGGATCTCGCTCATCAGATCGTGGTGCCGGAACCGAACGAGGTCTTTGATATGGGGTTTGACCTCGAACATGCCGTCGTCGCGGGCGGTGAAGTGTTTGCGAAGCTCCCGTTCACCGACCTGCTCGACGGCCCTTCGGTCGTAGACGCCTTCCGCCGCCTTTCGCAGCACTTCGCGATCGATATCCGTCGCGTAGATCGAAACGCTGGCGCCCGGTTTTGCTTCGAGGAGGTCGTGGGCGAGTATGGCAAACGAGTACGGCTCCTCTCCCGTCGCACACCCGGCGCACCATATCCTGACGGTGCCCCTCTTCTGAATGAGCGAGGAGAGGATCTCCTGGCGGAGAACCGTATAGACCTCCGGGTCGCGGAAGAACTTCGTGACGTTTATGGTAAGCGCGTTCCTGAGCAGGTCGACCTCCTGCGGGGTCGCCAGGAGGTACTTGTGGTACTCTTCGTAACTTTCGTTCTTCGTCAGGCGCATCCGGGAGAGGATACGCCGTTTGATATAGTCTTCCTTGTAGCTTGAGCACCGGATCCGAACCAGTTTCTCAATACTTCGCTGCAGCGATGAAAATGCATCCATAGGTTCTCTGCCGCCCTCCTATCGTGGCGCACTGTTGTTTCCGAAGATCTCAGGGCAACAATGATTTACGTGTCCTGGTGGCCGTCGACACTGCTGATGACTTTGAGGATATCCACCCAGATGACGAGGCTCCTTCCCTTCTCCGCATCGTCGCCACCGCTCTTGATGATGCCCTTTACGAACGAACCGATATTCGAACTTATCCCGTCGCTCATCTTTTCGACGTCTTTGTCCTGTATCTGGATCACGCTGTGCACGTCGTCGACGATGATCCCGACGTTCGCTCCGCCGGTCGCTTCGGGGATCAGGACGACTATCTTCTGGTTCTCGGCGATACGGCTGTCCGCAAGCCCGAGGAGATTTTTAAGGTTGATGATATTCGTGATCTCGCCCCGGAGGTTGATGATCCCTGCCAGGTAGTGAGGGGCGCGGGGGAGGGGAGTGATCGGCATCATCTCCACGATCTCCCGGGCTATCTGGATGTCGAGGGCGTAGTGTTCCGCGCCCAGTTGAAACTCTACCACATCGATGGTGTTTGCCATGGTAGACACCTCAGTTCAGACGGAACCGTTCCATCATCTTCTTGAGCTGTTCCGTCATCGCCGCGAGTTCGTGCGATGCGCTGCCGACCTCCTGCGTCGATGCACTGACCTCCTCGGCGAGAGCGGCCATATCCTCGGTTCTTCCCATATTCTCCTTGGTCATCTGGGTCGAGTCTTCCATGCTCTGCATGACGTGGTTCGTCGAGTTCGCCTGGTCTTCGGACGCCTTCGTGATCTCCGTGATACCGTGGGCGACTACCTCCGCCTCGTCGATGATCCG carries:
- a CDS encoding CheR family methyltransferase, whose translation is MDAFSSLQRSIEKLVRIRCSSYKEDYIKRRILSRMRLTKNESYEEYHKYLLATPQEVDLLRNALTINVTKFFRDPEVYTVLRQEILSSLIQKRGTVRIWCAGCATGEEPYSFAILAHDLLEAKPGASVSIYATDIDREVLRKAAEGVYDRRAVEQVGERELRKHFTARDDGMFEVKPHIKDLVRFRHHDLMSEIPAARYVDVVSCRNVTIYFSEKQKNDLARLFHSALLPGGYYVMGKTEYLGREVEHLFSPFNSAQKILTKKS
- a CDS encoding chemotaxis protein CheW, which gives rise to MANTIDVVEFQLGAEHYALDIQIAREIVEMMPITPLPRAPHYLAGIINLRGEITNIINLKNLLGLADSRIAENQKIVVLIPEATGGANVGIIVDDVHSVIQIQDKDVEKMSDGISSNIGSFVKGIIKSGGDDAEKGRSLVIWVDILKVISSVDGHQDT